The following coding sequences lie in one Prochlorococcus marinus XMU1412 genomic window:
- the tig gene encoding trigger factor — protein sequence MAKDALIVKTTPLPQSRISFELEIPSETCKTCVNETISSISRSAKIPGFRLGKIPKQVLIQRIGITQLHASALEKIIDKSWQEALKIKSIEPLSEPELVDGFESLLAKFSPEKPLKVTLQTDVAPELKLKKSKGLSVEISKTKFDPKSIDEALEKSRNQFANIIPVTNRAAKLGDIAVVSFKGKYKDSGKEIDGGTSESMDLELEKNKMIPGFVEGIVKMKIGDTKTLNLKFPDDYSHEDSRGKEAIFEVNLKDLKEKELPELNDDFAKQSGNKESLKELKKDIEKQLKDNFKKTQKDIKIEALLDALTDELVAEIPKSMIDIEVRNNIEQTAQRFAQQGLDVKSTFTPELVKSLAESTRPQAEKNVQRNLALKALSETENIKVEKDEIDLKMKDYEDAISQSSKQIDIKRLEEVVSNDLLKEKLIIWLEENSEVKEKTTKTSKATKTSKTSKAAKTTTKNTKTTGTTKTRNKKEKK from the coding sequence ATGGCTAAAGATGCACTAATAGTCAAAACAACTCCTCTGCCTCAAAGTAGAATTTCATTCGAATTAGAAATACCATCTGAGACATGCAAAACGTGTGTAAATGAAACAATCAGTTCTATCAGTCGTTCGGCTAAAATTCCGGGATTTAGACTTGGTAAGATTCCTAAACAAGTCTTAATCCAAAGAATTGGCATTACACAATTACATGCCTCTGCTCTGGAAAAAATTATTGATAAATCATGGCAAGAAGCGTTAAAAATAAAATCTATAGAGCCACTAAGTGAGCCAGAATTGGTAGATGGATTTGAATCTTTACTTGCAAAGTTTAGTCCTGAAAAACCACTCAAGGTTACTCTTCAAACTGATGTTGCCCCAGAATTAAAACTTAAAAAATCCAAAGGACTAAGTGTTGAAATATCAAAGACAAAGTTTGATCCTAAGTCAATAGATGAAGCGCTAGAAAAATCTAGAAATCAGTTTGCAAACATTATTCCAGTTACCAATAGAGCAGCAAAATTAGGAGATATTGCTGTAGTTAGTTTCAAAGGAAAATATAAAGATTCCGGGAAAGAGATTGATGGTGGAACAAGTGAATCAATGGATCTTGAGTTAGAAAAGAACAAAATGATTCCCGGTTTCGTTGAGGGAATCGTAAAGATGAAAATTGGTGATACTAAAACACTTAACCTTAAATTTCCTGATGATTATTCTCATGAGGATTCAAGAGGCAAAGAAGCAATTTTTGAAGTAAATCTTAAGGATCTTAAGGAAAAAGAATTGCCTGAACTTAATGACGATTTTGCAAAACAGTCTGGCAACAAAGAATCATTAAAAGAGTTAAAGAAAGATATTGAAAAGCAACTTAAAGATAATTTTAAAAAAACTCAAAAAGATATCAAAATTGAAGCTTTATTAGATGCCTTAACAGACGAATTGGTTGCTGAAATTCCAAAATCTATGATTGATATAGAAGTGAGGAATAATATTGAACAAACCGCTCAAAGATTTGCTCAACAAGGTCTTGATGTAAAATCTACTTTCACTCCGGAATTAGTTAAGTCATTAGCAGAGTCCACAAGGCCTCAAGCTGAAAAAAATGTTCAAAGAAATTTAGCTTTAAAAGCATTATCTGAAACAGAAAACATAAAAGTCGAGAAAGATGAAATTGATTTAAAAATGAAAGATTATGAAGATGCAATCTCTCAATCTTCAAAACAAATAGATATTAAAAGATTAGAAGAAGTAGTAAGTAACGATCTACTCAAAGAAAAATTAATAATTTGGCTTGAAGAAAATTCTGAAGTAAAAGAAAAAACTACAAAAACTTCTAAAGCTACAAAAACCTCCAAAACATCAAAAGCAGCAAAAACTACGACTAAAAATACAAAAACTACAGGAACTACAAAAACTCGAAATAAAAAAGAAAAAAAATAA
- the tilS gene encoding tRNA lysidine(34) synthetase TilS — MSDKKLTQKNWSSWHHKLHKEILSKKILIPKGSNILISVSGGQDSMVLLTLINDLKKIHNWSISVWHGDHQWHEKSSVYALELKSYCEDKNISFYFDKAQKENISSEEKAREWRYKKLCERAKTLLNKYQQKQNIYLLTGHTSSDNAETFILNLSRGSNFAGLSNIESKRLLENQIFLIRPILIFSREDTQQICNNMKIPVWEDPTNTDLKLKRNLVRKKIIPALEVIYPGCSERINNFSQKMSNYNNERNDLSELAYLYCKDVKGINRNLLNNMCVEARCTILNKFLKEISAKQWSSKNLTKLATSIYEKNKGQINLQEFLKIVWNKNYINFEKVKM, encoded by the coding sequence ATGTCTGATAAAAAATTAACTCAGAAAAATTGGTCATCTTGGCATCATAAGCTTCACAAAGAGATTCTTAGCAAAAAAATATTAATTCCCAAAGGATCTAATATTTTAATAAGTGTTTCAGGAGGACAAGACTCCATGGTCTTATTAACACTAATTAATGACCTAAAAAAAATTCATAATTGGTCTATTAGTGTTTGGCATGGTGATCATCAGTGGCACGAAAAATCCTCAGTGTATGCTCTTGAATTAAAAAGTTATTGCGAAGATAAAAATATTTCATTCTATTTTGATAAAGCACAAAAAGAAAACATTTCTTCAGAAGAAAAAGCGAGAGAATGGAGATATAAAAAATTATGTGAAAGGGCCAAAACTTTATTAAATAAGTACCAGCAAAAACAAAATATTTATTTGTTAACTGGTCACACGAGTAGTGATAACGCAGAAACATTTATCCTCAATTTATCTAGAGGGAGCAATTTTGCCGGCCTGAGTAATATTGAGAGCAAAAGATTACTAGAAAATCAAATTTTTTTAATAAGGCCAATATTGATTTTCAGTAGAGAAGATACACAACAAATTTGTAATAATATGAAAATCCCTGTCTGGGAAGATCCTACAAATACAGATCTTAAATTAAAAAGAAATTTAGTTAGAAAAAAAATTATTCCAGCTTTAGAAGTTATCTATCCAGGTTGTTCTGAAAGGATAAATAATTTTTCCCAAAAAATGAGCAATTACAATAATGAACGTAATGATCTTAGTGAACTAGCATACCTATATTGTAAAGATGTGAAAGGTATCAATAGAAATCTCTTAAATAACATGTGTGTTGAAGCAAGGTGCACAATCTTAAATAAATTTTTAAAAGAAATATCTGCAAAGCAATGGAGTTCTAAAAATCTAACAAAATTAGCAACTTCAATTTATGAAAAAAATAAAGGTCAAATTAACTTACAAGAGTTTTTAAAAATTGTTTGGAATAAAAACTATATAAATTTTGAAAAAGTTAAGATGTGA
- a CDS encoding ribonuclease J: MQSSTNSTVNRSTNDSSRSKSNTPALRVIPLGGLHEIGKNTCVFEYGDELMLVDAGLAFPSDGMHGVNVVMPDTTFLKENQRRIKGMIVTHGHEDHIGGISHHLKHFNIPIIYGPRLAMSMLRGKMEEAGVSDRTTIQTVNPRDVVKVGQHFSVEFIRNTHSICDSFSLAVTTPVGTIIFTGDFKFDHMPVDGEQFDIERMVHYGEKGVLCMFSDSTNAEVPGFCPSEKTIYPSLEKHIAEAKERVILTTFASSVHRVTMILELAMKHGRKVGLLGRSMINVIAKARDIGYMKCPDDLFVPIKQIRDLPDRETLLLMTGSQGEPLAALSRISRGEHQHVRLKTTDTVIFSASPIPGNTISVVNTIDRLMKLGAKVVYGKGENIHVSGHGFQEDQKLMLALAKPKFFVPVHGEHRMLVCHGKSAQTMGVPKDNILIIENGDVVELTPNSIQKGDPVKAGVELLDNSRNGIVDARVLKERQQLAGDGVVTVLAPISTDGKMVAPPRVNLRGVVTTAEPRKMSMWTEREISWVLENRWKQLSRQTGPNNFEVDWIGVQREIENGLSRRMRRELQVEPLILCLVQPAPSGTRAYIPKITEEKNFSNRNRNNNFHKKSNNNHPNSSNNPQNTQKSPKVSKNPTADTAIEDSFEGRTRRRRSAVTS; encoded by the coding sequence ATGCAATCAAGTACAAATTCAACTGTAAATAGATCTACTAATGATTCATCTAGATCTAAAAGTAATACGCCAGCATTACGCGTAATACCTCTTGGAGGACTACATGAAATAGGAAAAAACACTTGTGTTTTTGAATATGGTGATGAGTTGATGCTTGTTGATGCAGGCTTAGCTTTCCCATCTGATGGTATGCATGGGGTAAACGTTGTTATGCCAGATACAACTTTTTTAAAAGAAAATCAAAGAAGAATTAAAGGAATGATTGTCACTCACGGTCATGAAGATCATATTGGAGGTATTTCTCATCATCTAAAGCATTTTAATATTCCGATTATTTATGGCCCAAGACTGGCAATGTCAATGCTTAGAGGAAAAATGGAGGAAGCAGGGGTATCTGATAGAACAACTATACAGACAGTAAATCCAAGAGATGTTGTAAAAGTTGGACAACATTTTTCTGTTGAATTTATTCGAAATACCCATTCTATTTGTGATAGTTTTTCTTTAGCAGTTACAACACCTGTTGGCACAATTATTTTCACAGGAGATTTTAAATTTGATCATATGCCAGTTGACGGAGAGCAATTTGATATTGAAAGAATGGTGCATTATGGAGAGAAGGGCGTTTTATGTATGTTCAGTGATTCGACTAATGCCGAAGTTCCAGGCTTTTGTCCCTCTGAGAAGACTATTTATCCCTCTTTAGAAAAACATATTGCGGAGGCAAAAGAACGAGTTATCCTTACCACTTTTGCTAGTTCTGTTCATAGAGTGACAATGATCTTAGAGTTGGCCATGAAACATGGAAGAAAGGTCGGTTTGTTAGGTAGATCGATGATAAATGTTATTGCTAAGGCGAGAGATATTGGTTATATGAAATGCCCAGATGATTTGTTTGTTCCTATCAAGCAAATTAGAGATTTGCCAGATAGAGAGACCTTATTATTAATGACTGGAAGTCAAGGAGAACCCCTAGCAGCGTTAAGCAGAATATCTCGTGGTGAACATCAGCATGTTCGTCTTAAGACTACCGATACTGTAATATTTTCAGCCAGCCCAATTCCTGGTAATACGATTTCTGTTGTTAATACAATAGATAGATTAATGAAACTCGGAGCAAAGGTTGTTTATGGAAAGGGTGAGAATATTCATGTTTCTGGTCATGGTTTTCAAGAAGATCAAAAGTTAATGTTGGCTCTTGCAAAACCTAAGTTTTTTGTTCCAGTTCATGGAGAACATAGAATGCTTGTTTGTCATGGCAAGAGTGCACAAACTATGGGGGTTCCAAAGGATAATATTTTAATTATTGAAAATGGAGATGTAGTTGAGTTAACACCTAATTCTATTCAAAAGGGTGATCCTGTAAAAGCTGGAGTTGAACTGCTTGATAACTCACGAAACGGGATAGTAGATGCTCGAGTATTAAAGGAAAGGCAGCAATTAGCTGGGGATGGTGTAGTAACTGTTTTAGCTCCTATTAGTACAGATGGGAAGATGGTTGCGCCTCCCAGAGTGAATTTAAGAGGAGTTGTAACTACTGCAGAGCCAAGAAAAATGTCTATGTGGACAGAACGAGAAATAAGCTGGGTCTTAGAAAATAGATGGAAACAATTATCCAGGCAAACTGGACCGAATAATTTTGAAGTAGATTGGATTGGTGTACAAAGAGAAATTGAAAATGGTTTATCGAGAAGAATGAGAAGAGAATTACAAGTTGAACCACTTATTTTGTGTTTAGTTCAACCTGCTCCAAGTGGAACTCGTGCTTATATTCCAAAGATTACTGAAGAGAAAAATTTTTCCAATAGAAATAGAAATAATAATTTCCATAAGAAATCTAATAATAATCACCCGAATAGTTCAAATAATCCACAAAATACCCAAAAAAGTCCAAAAGTTTCAAAGAATCCAACAGCTGATACTGCTATAGAAGATTCATTTGAAGGTAGAACAAGAAGAAGAAGATCTGCTGTCACATCTTAA
- a CDS encoding DUF561 domain-containing protein, giving the protein MSLINLLPQKIKEELRSKSLLKVISGLNNFDVQSVKIIVEAASLGGADLVDIACKPELVDLVLKNSTLPVCVSSVVPQSFQDSVKAGASLIEIGNYDTFYEKGINFSEKKVLNITKETRDLLPNVPLSVTVPHTMPIDKQVDLAIKLVEEGVDIIQTEGGTSSTPYSSGIQGFFEKSVPTLAATYAIHQEFKKQSLNIPIMSASGLSQVTCPLAISSGASAVGVGSVVNKLDDLISMIAVVRGLKESLKNSIIGEKIS; this is encoded by the coding sequence ATGAGTCTGATTAATCTTTTGCCACAAAAAATCAAAGAAGAGTTAAGAAGCAAATCTTTACTCAAAGTTATTTCAGGATTGAATAATTTCGATGTTCAATCTGTGAAAATAATTGTTGAGGCTGCTTCATTAGGAGGTGCAGATCTTGTAGATATTGCTTGTAAACCTGAACTAGTTGATTTAGTACTTAAAAATTCAACACTACCCGTTTGTGTTAGTTCAGTAGTACCTCAATCTTTTCAAGATTCTGTAAAAGCAGGAGCATCATTAATTGAAATAGGAAATTATGATACTTTTTATGAAAAAGGCATTAATTTTTCAGAAAAAAAAGTTTTAAACATTACAAAAGAGACGAGGGATTTATTGCCTAATGTTCCTTTATCAGTAACTGTTCCTCATACTATGCCTATTGATAAACAAGTTGATCTTGCTATAAAGCTAGTGGAAGAAGGTGTTGATATTATTCAAACAGAAGGTGGCACCAGTTCTACTCCTTACTCTTCAGGAATTCAAGGCTTTTTTGAAAAATCAGTACCAACTCTTGCAGCTACCTATGCTATTCATCAAGAATTTAAGAAACAATCTCTTAATATACCAATCATGAGTGCCTCTGGATTAAGCCAAGTAACTTGTCCACTAGCAATATCCTCTGGAGCCTCAGCAGTTGGCGTTGGATCTGTAGTTAATAAATTAGATGATTTAATATCGATGATTGCGGTTGTTAGGGGCTTAAAAGAATCTTTGAAAAATTCAATAATTGGAGAAAAAATTTCTTAG
- the dapA gene encoding 4-hydroxy-tetrahydrodipicolinate synthase, with the protein MILEKTECNNPLFGKILTAMVTPFTESGDVDYELAIKLSNYLYENGSDGIVLCGTTGESPTLSWTEQHDLFIAVKGSLDSSCKVIVGTGSNCTSEAVEATKKAYDSGADGALVVVPYYNKPPQEGLFKHFSSIANSAKDLPLMLYNIPGRTGCNLLPDTVKKLMDFSNILSIKAASGRIEEVTEIRAICGSELSVYSGDDSLLLPMLSVGAVGVVSVASHLVGLQLKEMILSFQSGDVSKALSIHEKLQPLFKALFMTTNPIPIKAALELSGWNVGNPRSPLSPLSNDMKKQLSFILKSL; encoded by the coding sequence ATGATTCTAGAAAAAACTGAGTGTAATAACCCACTATTTGGAAAAATATTGACTGCAATGGTTACTCCATTTACTGAAAGTGGAGATGTAGATTATGAACTAGCTATTAAACTCTCAAATTATCTTTATGAGAACGGTTCCGACGGAATAGTGTTATGTGGCACTACTGGAGAATCTCCGACTCTTTCATGGACTGAACAGCATGATTTATTTATTGCGGTAAAAGGATCTTTGGATTCAAGCTGTAAAGTAATAGTTGGCACTGGTAGTAACTGTACAAGCGAGGCTGTGGAAGCTACAAAAAAAGCCTACGACTCTGGTGCCGACGGTGCTTTGGTCGTTGTTCCTTATTACAATAAGCCACCTCAAGAAGGTCTTTTTAAACATTTCAGTTCTATTGCTAATTCCGCAAAGGATTTGCCTCTAATGCTCTATAACATTCCAGGAAGGACTGGATGCAATTTATTACCTGATACTGTAAAGAAACTTATGGATTTCTCTAATATTCTCAGTATTAAAGCTGCAAGCGGTAGAATAGAGGAAGTAACAGAAATAAGAGCTATTTGTGGCTCTGAACTCTCTGTATATAGTGGCGACGATTCATTGTTGCTTCCAATGTTATCTGTAGGTGCTGTAGGAGTAGTAAGTGTTGCAAGCCATTTAGTTGGATTGCAATTGAAAGAGATGATTCTTTCCTTTCAGAGTGGAGATGTGTCCAAGGCGCTTTCTATTCACGAAAAACTTCAGCCTCTTTTCAAAGCACTCTTTATGACTACTAATCCAATCCCGATTAAGGCTGCCTTAGAGCTATCTGGGTGGAATGTGGGTAATCCTAGAAGTCCTTTGTCACCATTAAGCAATGACATGAAAAAGCAATTATCTTTTATCCTGAAATCCCTATAA
- the uvrB gene encoding excinuclease ABC subunit UvrB — protein MNNYKLQAPYEPNGDQPEAIKQLVKGVNTGKEFQTLLGATGTGKTFTIANVIQQTGRPALVLAHNKTLAAQLCNELREFFPKNAVEYFISYYDYYQPEAYVPVSDTYIAKTASINEEIDMLRHSATRSLFERKDVIVVASISCIYGLGIPSEYLKAAVKFEVGKSINLRSSLRSLVENQYTRNDIEITRGRFRIKGDVLEIGPAYEDRLIRIELFGDEVEAIRYVDPTTGEILESLEQVSVYPAKHFVTPKERLESAISAIRSELKTQLDKFTYEGKLLEAQRLEQRTKYDLEMLKEVGYCNGVENYARHLSGRKEGSPPECLIDYFPKDWLLVVDESHVTCPQLHAMYNGDQSRKKVLIDHGFRLPSAADNRPLKCEEFWEKSKQTLFISATPGQWELDQCDGEFIEQVIRPTGVLDPVIDVRPSEGQIEDLLSEIRIRADKNQRVLVTTLTKRMAEDLTDFLSENKVRVRYLHSEIHSIERIEIIQDLRMGEYDVLVGVNLLREGLDLPEVSLVAILDADKEGFLRAERSLIQTIGRAARHVEGVALLYADNFTDSMKRAISETERRRTIQKKYNQVNGITPKPAGKKIENSILSFLELSRRLDAGGLSKDLINIVNNKTDAILSSGDNQCLLEELPDLIEKLEIKMKDAAKELNFEEAANLRDRIKKLRQKLARNN, from the coding sequence ATGAACAACTATAAGCTTCAAGCTCCTTACGAACCAAATGGAGATCAACCAGAAGCTATTAAACAATTAGTTAAAGGCGTCAATACTGGTAAAGAGTTTCAGACTCTTTTAGGAGCTACTGGAACTGGTAAAACATTTACTATTGCGAATGTAATACAACAAACAGGAAGACCGGCACTTGTATTAGCCCATAACAAAACTTTAGCTGCACAACTATGTAATGAATTAAGGGAATTTTTTCCAAAAAATGCTGTTGAGTACTTCATTTCTTACTACGATTATTATCAACCTGAAGCTTATGTACCCGTAAGTGATACTTACATAGCCAAAACGGCTTCAATCAATGAAGAAATAGATATGCTTAGGCATTCTGCAACACGCTCATTATTTGAAAGAAAAGATGTAATTGTTGTAGCCTCAATAAGTTGCATTTATGGTCTTGGTATACCGAGTGAGTATTTAAAAGCTGCGGTTAAATTTGAAGTGGGAAAATCAATAAATCTACGTTCCTCTTTGAGGTCTCTCGTTGAAAATCAATACACTAGAAATGATATTGAAATTACTAGAGGCAGATTCAGAATTAAAGGCGATGTTTTAGAAATCGGTCCAGCTTATGAGGATAGATTAATTAGAATTGAATTATTTGGTGATGAAGTCGAAGCTATTAGATATGTTGACCCTACTACAGGAGAAATACTTGAAAGTTTGGAACAAGTTAGCGTTTACCCAGCGAAGCATTTTGTGACCCCAAAAGAAAGACTTGAGAGTGCAATAAGTGCAATTAGAAGTGAATTAAAAACTCAACTAGATAAATTTACATATGAAGGAAAATTATTAGAGGCTCAACGTCTAGAACAACGCACAAAATATGATTTAGAAATGCTCAAAGAGGTTGGCTATTGTAATGGAGTTGAGAATTATGCTCGTCATTTATCAGGGAGGAAGGAAGGTTCACCGCCAGAATGCTTAATAGATTACTTTCCCAAAGATTGGTTGTTGGTAGTTGATGAGAGTCATGTAACATGTCCTCAACTTCACGCGATGTACAACGGTGATCAATCTAGAAAAAAAGTTTTAATAGATCATGGTTTTAGATTGCCCAGTGCTGCAGATAATAGACCTTTAAAATGTGAAGAGTTTTGGGAAAAATCAAAACAAACATTATTTATTAGTGCAACCCCAGGTCAATGGGAATTAGATCAATGTGATGGTGAATTTATTGAGCAAGTTATAAGACCAACTGGGGTATTAGATCCTGTAATTGATGTAAGACCTAGTGAGGGCCAAATAGAAGATCTGTTATCTGAAATAAGAATTAGAGCTGATAAGAATCAACGAGTGCTAGTGACAACACTTACTAAGAGAATGGCTGAAGATCTAACAGATTTTTTATCTGAAAATAAAGTAAGAGTTAGATATTTGCATTCCGAAATCCATTCAATTGAAAGAATTGAAATTATTCAAGACCTCAGAATGGGCGAATATGATGTTTTGGTAGGAGTTAATTTATTAAGAGAGGGACTAGATCTTCCTGAAGTATCCTTAGTTGCCATTTTAGATGCTGATAAAGAAGGTTTTCTCAGAGCTGAGAGGTCATTGATTCAAACAATAGGCAGAGCTGCAAGACATGTTGAAGGTGTTGCTTTGCTTTATGCAGATAACTTCACAGATTCAATGAAAAGAGCAATATCTGAAACTGAAAGAAGAAGAACTATTCAAAAAAAATATAACCAAGTCAATGGTATTACTCCAAAACCTGCAGGCAAAAAAATAGAAAATTCAATATTATCTTTTCTAGAACTTTCCAGAAGACTAGATGCTGGTGGTTTATCTAAAGATTTAATAAATATAGTTAATAACAAAACTGACGCAATTCTCAGTTCCGGTGATAATCAATGTTTGCTCGAAGAATTGCCTGACTTGATAGAAAAGTTAGAAATTAAAATGAAAGATGCAGCAAAAGAGTTAAATTTTGAAGAAGCAGCAAATTTGAGGGATAGAATCAAAAAATTAAGACAAAAATTGGCAAGAAATAATTAA
- a CDS encoding aspartate-semialdehyde dehydrogenase encodes MRQSPYLPNRPLKVAVLGSSGAVGSELLKILEQRDFPISELVLLSSERSEGKKIIWKGEELVTKKTTKEEFLNLDLVLASAGGSISKKWLSTIIEQNALLIDNSSAFRLDKNVPLIVPEVNASEALNHDGVIANPNCTTILLTLVLAPLNKLSTIQRVVVSTYQSVSGAGQLAMEELKLLTEKYLHGNPQKSEVLPYSLAFNLFLHNSPMLANNYCEEEMKMVNETRKILNISDLRISATCVRVPVLRAHSESINIEFAGVVEPKDALKELKKSPGIEIIEDYKNNRFPMPNDVMGRDNVAVGRLRTDISQPNGLELWLCGDQIRKGAALNAVQIAELLIPKK; translated from the coding sequence GTGAGACAATCTCCGTATTTGCCTAATAGGCCATTAAAAGTTGCTGTTTTAGGTTCTTCAGGTGCTGTGGGATCTGAATTACTGAAAATTCTTGAACAACGTGATTTCCCAATATCAGAATTGGTCTTGCTTTCATCAGAACGTTCAGAAGGAAAAAAAATTATTTGGAAAGGTGAAGAATTAGTTACAAAAAAAACAACTAAGGAAGAATTTCTGAATCTTGATTTAGTTTTAGCTTCAGCTGGTGGAAGTATTTCAAAAAAATGGTTGTCTACCATTATCGAACAAAATGCTTTATTGATAGATAATTCAAGCGCTTTTAGATTAGATAAGAATGTACCTCTTATAGTTCCTGAAGTTAATGCTAGTGAAGCACTTAATCATGATGGGGTAATAGCTAATCCAAACTGCACTACAATTTTGTTGACATTAGTTTTAGCTCCATTAAATAAACTTTCTACTATTCAAAGAGTTGTTGTCTCAACATATCAATCTGTAAGTGGGGCAGGCCAATTAGCGATGGAGGAACTCAAACTTTTAACTGAAAAATACCTTCATGGTAATCCTCAAAAAAGTGAAGTTTTGCCATATTCACTGGCTTTTAATTTGTTTTTACATAATTCACCAATGCTTGCAAATAATTACTGCGAAGAAGAGATGAAAATGGTTAATGAGACCAGGAAAATATTAAATATTTCTGATTTAAGGATCTCTGCTACATGTGTTCGAGTTCCAGTACTAAGAGCACATTCTGAATCGATCAATATTGAATTTGCTGGAGTAGTTGAGCCTAAAGATGCACTTAAAGAATTAAAAAAATCTCCAGGAATTGAAATTATTGAGGATTACAAAAATAATAGATTTCCTATGCCAAATGACGTTATGGGAAGGGATAATGTTGCTGTTGGCAGGCTAAGAACTGATATAAGTCAGCCTAATGGATTAGAATTATGGTTATGTGGAGATCAAATAAGAAAAGGCGCAGCTCTTAATGCTGTTCAAATAGCTGAGTTATTAATTCCAAAAAAATGA
- the clpP gene encoding ATP-dependent Clp endopeptidase proteolytic subunit ClpP, translated as MNSEKKHLIQSSISSYESNHKTIAAVPTVIEQSGRGERAFDIYSRLLRERIIFLGTGINDQVSDSLVAQLLFLEAEDPEKDIQIYINSPGGSVTAGMAIYDTMQQISPDVVTICFGVAASMGAFLLSGGAKGKRLALPNSRIMIHQPLGGAQGQAVEIEIQAKEILFLKKTLNSLLAEHTGQPLEKINEDTERDYFLSPSEAVEYGLIDKVIKK; from the coding sequence GTGAACTCAGAAAAAAAACATTTAATCCAAAGCTCAATAAGTTCTTACGAAAGTAATCATAAAACTATTGCCGCTGTTCCCACCGTTATAGAACAATCAGGTAGAGGTGAACGAGCTTTTGATATATATTCAAGATTATTGAGGGAAAGAATAATTTTTTTAGGTACTGGAATTAATGATCAAGTATCTGACTCCCTTGTTGCACAATTATTATTTCTTGAAGCTGAAGATCCCGAAAAAGACATACAAATATATATCAATTCTCCTGGAGGCTCAGTAACTGCAGGAATGGCCATTTACGATACCATGCAACAAATATCGCCTGATGTAGTGACAATATGTTTTGGAGTAGCCGCAAGTATGGGGGCATTTCTACTTTCTGGAGGAGCAAAGGGGAAAAGATTGGCTTTACCTAATTCTAGGATTATGATTCATCAACCTCTGGGAGGTGCACAAGGTCAAGCAGTAGAGATTGAAATACAAGCTAAAGAAATACTTTTTCTCAAGAAAACATTAAATTCACTTTTAGCTGAACATACTGGTCAACCTTTAGAGAAAATTAATGAAGATACAGAAAGAGATTACTTTTTATCCCCCTCTGAAGCAGTCGAATATGGATTAATTGATAAAGTTATCAAAAAGTGA